The sequence below is a genomic window from Fuerstiella sp..
ATGACAGGTACGCCGTTTGATAATCGAGCGATTTTGCGGACGGGTGCTGAGCCCGGTGATTCGCTGGTGGTCACCGGTGCACTCGGTGGGAGTCTTGCATCGCAACGTCATCTCGCGTTTGAACCACGGCTTGATGTTGCAAGGTTGCTGACCCGTAACAGCACAGTGCATGCCATGATCGATATCAGTGACGGCCTGGCAATTGACCTGCATCGACTGCTGAAGGCCGGGGACACCGGTGCGCTGCTCTATCTTGATTCCGTTCCTGTTCACGAGGATGTTGCGTCAGGGTTGTCTCGGGAGGATCGGCTCCGGGCCGCGCTGTCTGACGGTGAGGATTTTGAGTTGCTGATGGCGATGCCTGCAGGCTTGGTCGATGCTGCAGCTGCGCTGGTACAGTCAGAGTCAGATTCAACGTTGACGGTTGTTGGAACGATTACAGAAGATTCCGGGTGCCGCGCGGTCGATTCCGACGGGAACCTCAGCGATCTTCATGAAATCGGCTGGCAGCACGGCTGAATGTTCTGAAGATCGTCACGGGGGCGGTATCAGGCTGAATCGCGTTGTCATGTCAGTATCGGCCTTAGTGGTTTCAGCTTGCTCTTTGTGACTGCTCCACCGAGCTTGGTCAAAATGTTGTTTTGTTGTGTCATCGAAATGATGGTGACTGATGGAACGAGTCATGCCACCGGTGATCCGAGTTGGAAGCAGCAATGCCGTCAGGTCCCGGCGAAAAGACAACCCATCGTCATCCGGGATACGGCAAAGCTTCTGCAGCTTCGGAACGGGTACCGTTTGATTAAGCATCTGTTGGGCAACATCGATGAATGAATACTCAAATGGCCTGTCAGGAGTCGGGTTGTATCGACGGACGTCTCGCCGGATACTGCAAACGTTCGGCAATGGTTGCCGTCTAAAGCTCAGCCACAGATGTACATCACTGAAGTCCATTGAACAGTCGGAGCACGATGCAGGTTCTTATCCCCGAATTGGAAATTCAGGAACGTGTCAGTGAATTGGGCAGGCGGATCAGTGACCGGTATGCAGACCGTCCCCTGACTGTTCTGGGAGTACTCACCGGGAGTATTGTGCTGCTTGCGGATCTGATTCGAGCCACCAGCATTCCCCTGCGGGTGGCTCTGATTCAGGCCTCCAGTTACGGTGGCACACGAACAGAGTCCGGCCAGCTGACAATTAACAGTGAGCTGGTGCCTGATCTTAACGGTCGGGACGTTGTGATTCTGGACGATGTTTTTGACACCGGCAATACGATGGTCGGGTTGTATGAAGCCGTCGAAGCCTTTCAACCTGTGAGCATTCGTTCCGCTGTACTGCTTTGGAAAACTGATCGAACCATCGTTGATTTGAAGCCGGATTATTATTGTTTTCAGATTCCCGATGAATTTGTCGTAGGTTACGGACTGGACTACAACGATGAATTCCGCAACCTGCCGTTCATTGGTGTTCCGGACGAGGAAGACCTGCGTACAGCAGCTGAACATGACGTGTCATCGTAATGAGGCAAACCGTCTGTGCGAAATTTGTAAGTCGCAGCCAGTGGATGATTGGCTGTCTCAGTTCGAAACAGCTGCACAATGATTGAATCAGGAATGTCGGACAAACATAAACCACGCTCACCCGCGGAAGATTGCGGTTCGCAACAGCGGTGGCGGTCCGCAGTGCCGGCTGTGTTGTTCGTGGCACTTATCCTGCGAATAGGTGCGGCATCGTGGACCGAATTATCAGTTCGGGAAGCAGGCCGGATGTTTTTTGTGGAAGGCGATGCCAACGGGTACTGGCATCTGGGGCGGGCTGTTGCGTCAGGCGAAGATTACTCCATTCATCAGCCGGCACGGCGGGTCCTGCGGGTCCCGGGTTTTCCCCTGCTTCTTGGAGCAGTTATTCACTGTTTCGGCGAAAGTGTTTTTGCTGCTCGGATTATTCTGGCTGGTGTGGGTGCCGGATGCTGCTGGTTAACGTATTGTCTGGGTTGTCAGCTTGTCACCAGACGAGTTGGTTTCTGGGCTGCTCTGTTAATGGCCGTTCATCCGCTGCAGATCGGTAACAGTGTTCTGATCCTGTCTGAGAACTGGTTTACATTCTGGATGCTTGCAGGACTGTGGTGCCTGGCGAGCCAGATTGGCTGTTCGCTAGGACAATCGAACGAGGATTCGGCTTTCAGGCTCCCTCTGCTGATTCGTTCGGCGTTGACTGGTGCACTGATCGCCGTGGCCGTGCTGGTGCGACCGGGATTTATTCTGTGGTTGCCGGTTGCCATGATGGCCGTTGTCCTGTTAACCAGGCATCGATGGCCGGAAAAACTGATTCTGCCGGTGTTGATGGTCATTGCTTTTGCAGCCGTGATGTTGCCGTGGGTCGTTCGCAATTACAACGTGACAGGACATTGGGTGCTGACCTCACTGTGGAGTGGTCCCTCCCTGTACGACGGCCTGAATCCAGCTGCTGACGGGAGCAGCAATATGCAGTTTTTCGATCGTGACAATGTGATGGCCACCATGTCCGAATATCAAATGAATGCTCACTACCAACAGCTTGCCCAGCAGTTCATGAGGGAAAATCCTGGGCGAACCCTAACTTTGGCCGGACGAAAGCTGGTGAGGTATCTGCAACCCGTGCCGAATTCAGTTTCGGCAGGATGGGTGGTATGGGTTGCGTGCAGCCTGTTTTGGCTGATAGTTGTGGCATTATGTGTGGCCGGGTTGCGTGCTCGGCAGCTGAATCCGACCGGATTACTGCTGGTTCTGGGACCGTTCGTGTTGTTTATGGTGGTTCATATGGTCTTCGTTGGTTCTCTGCGATATCGTTTGCCAGCTGAATTTCCTCTGGCGATTTTGGTTGCAACTGGAATGTGTCAGTGGTTGCCCCGTAGGAAACACGGATGATTTTTTTCCTGGCGGAGGACTCTCGATTCAGGTAACCACGATCTGACTTCCGCATGGATGCATGAAGTTTCAACCCGTAATCAGATGGATGTTGCTGATCGGTCTGGGAGCGACGGTTGTCGTTGGCGGAGCGGGCATCCATTATTGGAATCAGCGCCATGATCTGATTGAACTGCAGTTGCAGGCTCGATTCAGTGAACTGGCTCCCGGACTGCGACTGATTCTGGGAGCTGTTCGTCTGGACGGCGTTCATCGCTTGATGCTCAGCGATATCGAGTTGCGTGATCGGGAAACTGATCAGACTCTGCTGCGCGCCGGAAATATTTCCGTCGGGATTGATTCCCGGACGTTGCTCGATCATCAGCGAGTCCAGGTGAGGTCTGTAAAGATCGATGGAGCGGACGTGCTGATGGTTCGCCACGAAGATGGGCGCTGGAACTGGCAGGAATATGAATTCAATCCACCATCGCCAGGTGGCAGCTCGCTGCCACAGATTGACGTTCGTCAGTTACGTGTCCAGCTGGATCTGAAGCATGGTAACCACATCCCCTCCGCTCGTTTGTTGTTAGCAAGCTCTCATCTTCAGGCTGTCCCTGCGTCAGCGACCAGTTTGGATTTGGCGGGGACCGTGGAACTGGCTGAAGCACTGGAACTTAAGCTTTCCGGGACCTGCAATCTTACCACCGGAGCATGGTCGATCGGTGGACAACTGGACGACGTTTCTGTCGATCAGAAATTATTTGATCTGGTACAAAACACAAGTCCTCGGCTGCGCAGCGAATTTCAACGGGTGGATCGTCAGTTCCATGACCTGTTGCCTCATCTGTCAGGTGCTGCTGAGGACCGGAATTCCGCTCTGCTGAATGGACGCGATGCTACGAACGCTGTGCAATTCCAGGGGAGCATGGATGTTGAATTCGACATTGGGCAGCAACCCGCAGATCAGGTACCTGTGTTTAACCTGCTGGTGGATGTTCGGGACGGGCAGGTATCGGTTCCCGGACTGCCTGTTCGACTGACGGAGATGCGGGCGGAATTTTTCGCAAACAACCAGCAGGTAATTTTGCGAGTTCCACATTCACGTTGTGAGAATGCCCGGTTGAGCGGCCGGTTTAGACTGAGTACGGAGCCTGGAGCTGCACCGCCGACGGGTTCATTTGAGGTGGCCGATTTTCACGTAAGTCCACAACTAAAAAATTTGTGTCCCCCGATGCTGCACAGACTGTTCAACCATTTTCAGCCGGATTTTCTGATCTCCGGAAACGGTCAGCTGGCACAGGGACGTGACGGCAAATGGATGTTCAGGGATCTGGAAGCCAGGGTCACTCAGGGCCGGTTACTGCATTATCGCTTCCAATATCCGCTCACTGACATTCAGGCAAAACTTTTTCAGGTGCCTCCGGCCCGTACGAACGGGAAAATTGTGATTGGTGTGTCGGAGGCCACCGGAATTGCCGGTGGACATCCGTGGAAGGCGACTGGCTGGTGGGAGAATCCGGGACCTGCCGTGAAATCTCATTTTGAGCTGGATGTGGTTGATTTCCCTCTGGACGGACGATTTCGTGCGGCGCTGCAACCCAACGCAGGAAAGGTGCTCGAAGCACTGAATCTCACCGGGAAGGCGACAGCTCGGCTGTATTTTGACAGACCGGAGGGACTCGGCAGAAAAACTCGAATGAGAATAGATGGTCGTGTCGACGACGCCTCTGCCCGGTTCGCAGCGTTTCCGTTTCAGATTGAAGATCTGCACGGGCAGGTCAGATTCGATTCCCGAAACGCACAATGGGACTTCGACGAACTTCAGGGACGCCACGACAACACAAAGATTGTGGGATTCGGACAGTTCAGTGGTCTTCCTGCGCCCGGAGTCCTTGAGCTGACAGTGGGAGCAGAACTGCTGTCTCTGGATTCGGACCTTTATAATGCTCTGCCGGATTCTCAGCAGCAGCTCTGGCAGATGCTGGATCCTTCCGGACTGTGCGATCTGACTGCAATGATCCACTGGACCGCTGCACCGGGACAGCGGCCGGTTGTCCATTTCCCGGCAGATTCTCCTATCCGAATCTACAACGGGCGAATTCGCCCCGGCCCATTTCCGTATGATATGGATGTGGAAGAGGCCATTGTCAGTTTCGATCCGAATGATCCTCGATTCAGTGGTGTCTGTTACTGCGACATCCATTCGTTCAAAGCAAGTCACGACGACGCTCCGATTGTCGCGACCGGATGGGCAAAGACTGACATAGTTGGAAACTGGCAGGTCCACCTGGATCACCTGACTGCCAGTCAGTTATCACCGGATGATAAGTTACGGTCGGCACTGCCGGACTCGTGGGAAGAGATCCTGGCCCGCCTTCATCGGAAGGGACGGGTTTCAATCATTGACTCCGAACTGGACTTCCGGGGCAGCCGGGAACCGGACAGCGGAGTCACGGCTGCATGGAATATGAATCTGGACCTCCACGACTGCGCCTTGAATGCCGGTCTCGATCTGACCGAAGTGTCAGGAAGTCTGACAGCATCAGGAACATGGGACGGAATGCACCTGAAAAATCAGGGCACGATTCGCATGGAAACAACCCGTGTACTTGACATGCCACTGACACGAATTCGCGGTCCTTATTCCATTGCAGATGCCAGACTCGTGCTTGGCAACGAGGATGTCCTTCAGTCAGGTCAGCCGCTTCAGGCAGACCGAGAGGAACGGATAACCGCACAGGCCTACGGTGGAACACTGTTCGTCGATGCTCTCGTCGACAATCGGCCCGGCAGCGGTTATGTACTGTTGGCTGAGGTCCAGGATGCATCTTTGCAGGATTTTGCCGGTGAACATCTGGATCGGGCCGGTCAGCTACAGGGTAAAGTGGCGGCATGGCTGGCTTTGAAGGGCGACGGTGACTCCGCTGAAGACATGAAGGGCAGCGGTCAGCTGGAAATCAGTCCTGCTGCGCTGTACGACCTGCCTGTGATTCTCAAGTTGCTGCAGGCGTTTACCAGCTTCACACCAGGCAGTCCCACCGCATTCGACTATGCGATGCTGTCATTCGATGTTGCCGAAAAACAGTTTCAATTCAAACGCATCGATCTGGTTGGTGAATCGATAGCGCTGCGTGGGCGCGGCAGTGTCGGATTTGAAGGTGACGTGTGGCTCGACTTTTATTCGCGTCCCGCCAGGCTGCGGCGATCATCGCTGCCGCTGGGAAATCTGTTTAGTAATCTGGTGGGTAATGTCGCGACGCAATGGGCGAAAGTGACTGTGCGGGGTACTACGGAACGTCCGTGGGCAACATTGGACCCGACAGCACAGCTGGACGATTCGGTCAGACAGTTTCTTAATGCATTCAACCCGGTCCCGGGTAATGCGCCCAGGCTGAATGTACCGAGGGTCTTACCGTTTGCCGGCTCTCCCATGACATTCGGCCCGTTTCCGTTTCGGAGATAACGATCCCCGAAAAATTCACGATTCAGGACGGATGCAAAGACCCGCTTCGGATCAAAAGACTGATCTTCAGCGCCTGGCATGTGCCCGGTCCGGGCCTTTCCGTGTTGATCCGGTATATCGGAGAAGTTGCGCTGTCGGCACCGGTGATGGTGTTGTCTGCCGTTGTCCTGCCAGCAATGAACCTGACCGGTGTGAACTCATCTGATGAAAAACCAGGACGAAGCGAATGAAGCCTGCGACATGCTTTACTGTGGGGCCTGTGGCTTGTTTGGCTCTGTTTCTGCGGGTTTAAGCAATTTGCTGTAGCGCTTCCGGAACTTAGCCATTTTTGGATCGATGACGACTCGACAGTATCCCTGATTAGGATTCAGGTTGTAGTAATTTTGGTGATAGTCTTCTGCGGGATAGAATTTTTTCAGTTCTTCCAGCGTCGTGACAATCGGGTCACGGAATACTCCCGAATCATCAAGCGTTTTGATGATGTCGGCTGCGACCGCCTTCTGTTGGCTGCTGTTGAAGAAGACTGCTGATCGGTACTGTGTGCCGCTGTCTGCTCCCTGGCGGTTCAGTGTCGTGGGATCGTGTGTGTGAAAAAAAATGTCCAGGACCTGTTCAAATGAAATAACATCCGGACTGAATTCGATTCGAATCACTTCTGCGTGTCCGGTGTCACCTCTGCAAATCTGTTCATAAGTGGGATTGGGAACTGTTCCGCCGGTGTAACCCGACGTCACGCTGGTGACTCCGCGCACTCTCAGAAAAACGGCTTCGGTACACCAAAAACAGCCACCGCCCAGTATTGCGACCTGTTTGTTTGATTTTTCTTCAGTAGCCATGGAGACGTCCTAAACTGATAGTTGGTAACCAGGGCCGAAGGGTCCTGCAGATTTCGATCCGTCGGGAACATGTTACTGATGCAGCTCGATTGCCGGCACCTTGTTTGACGACGGTTCAGCATACACGACGATCGGTGTCGCGCTAAGACACGCCTTTTGTGGAAGTCACAAACAAAGAGGAGTCTGTTCCCACCAGGTTCACTGACCGAGAAGCGTTTGATCATTTCTCCCCGGACACAATTTCGGCAATATTCCAGGAATGGTCGACAACTCTTGAGTATGCGTTCAGTGCCGCCAGAAACGC
It includes:
- the thiL gene encoding thiamine-phosphate kinase, translated to MRETEFVEQLRRRFPVNDPVATGIGDDGAILTNPDGSQTVVVSDMLLDGVHFDVAGTRPELIGRKAIAVNLSDLAAMGCCPTAAFISIAVPGLTQSNRFLNGLYRGIQSLSERFDFTVAGGDTNSWTGPFAISVSMTGTPFDNRAILRTGAEPGDSLVVTGALGGSLASQRHLAFEPRLDVARLLTRNSTVHAMIDISDGLAIDLHRLLKAGDTGALLYLDSVPVHEDVASGLSREDRLRAALSDGEDFELLMAMPAGLVDAAAALVQSESDSTLTVVGTITEDSGCRAVDSDGNLSDLHEIGWQHG
- the hpt gene encoding hypoxanthine phosphoribosyltransferase codes for the protein MQVLIPELEIQERVSELGRRISDRYADRPLTVLGVLTGSIVLLADLIRATSIPLRVALIQASSYGGTRTESGQLTINSELVPDLNGRDVVILDDVFDTGNTMVGLYEAVEAFQPVSIRSAVLLWKTDRTIVDLKPDYYCFQIPDEFVVGYGLDYNDEFRNLPFIGVPDEEDLRTAAEHDVSS
- a CDS encoding phospholipid carrier-dependent glycosyltransferase, which translates into the protein MSDKHKPRSPAEDCGSQQRWRSAVPAVLFVALILRIGAASWTELSVREAGRMFFVEGDANGYWHLGRAVASGEDYSIHQPARRVLRVPGFPLLLGAVIHCFGESVFAARIILAGVGAGCCWLTYCLGCQLVTRRVGFWAALLMAVHPLQIGNSVLILSENWFTFWMLAGLWCLASQIGCSLGQSNEDSAFRLPLLIRSALTGALIAVAVLVRPGFILWLPVAMMAVVLLTRHRWPEKLILPVLMVIAFAAVMLPWVVRNYNVTGHWVLTSLWSGPSLYDGLNPAADGSSNMQFFDRDNVMATMSEYQMNAHYQQLAQQFMRENPGRTLTLAGRKLVRYLQPVPNSVSAGWVVWVACSLFWLIVVALCVAGLRARQLNPTGLLLVLGPFVLFMVVHMVFVGSLRYRLPAEFPLAILVATGMCQWLPRRKHG
- the msrA gene encoding peptide-methionine (S)-S-oxide reductase MsrA → MATEEKSNKQVAILGGGCFWCTEAVFLRVRGVTSVTSGYTGGTVPNPTYEQICRGDTGHAEVIRIEFSPDVISFEQVLDIFFHTHDPTTLNRQGADSGTQYRSAVFFNSSQQKAVAADIIKTLDDSGVFRDPIVTTLEELKKFYPAEDYHQNYYNLNPNQGYCRVVIDPKMAKFRKRYSKLLKPAETEPNKPQAPQ